From Candidatus Hydrogenedentota bacterium, one genomic window encodes:
- a CDS encoding exo-alpha-sialidase, whose amino-acid sequence MTSFLTALFLCAAANAPLYEQQLVFEPDPKHNHSSSIVETPNGDLLVCWFHGSGERSSDDVLVAGARKRKGDDKWSAPFIMADTPNLPDCNPVMFVDPRGTLWLFWVTIQNNEWGGALLKYRTSTDYAQDGPPKWQWQDVVHCRPLDLEDDFLEAVKQAEIQYAPQLKADEKMAKGLNEWKTKAKDKLAQRLGWMPRIHPILLGENRIMLGLYSDVFNCSIAAFTEDWGENWTFSQPIISYELGNIQPAFVTKKNGDIVAFMRDNGIPKCIRTSVSADHGINWTPTATTALPNPGSSVDCVGLKSGSWVLICNDTQDGRHILSAYLSEDEGATWIRRRRFESFIKDQGSGSYPSLIQAADGTLHLTYSYVSQEFKGSAIKHVHFDEAWLRDGEQISQPTTK is encoded by the coding sequence ATGACCAGCTTTCTCACCGCACTTTTCCTGTGCGCCGCCGCCAACGCCCCGCTGTACGAACAGCAACTGGTCTTTGAACCCGATCCCAAACACAACCACAGTTCCAGCATCGTCGAAACGCCGAACGGCGATTTGCTCGTCTGCTGGTTCCACGGCTCCGGTGAGCGCTCTTCCGACGATGTGCTTGTCGCGGGCGCGCGCAAACGTAAAGGCGACGACAAATGGTCGGCCCCATTTATCATGGCAGACACGCCCAACCTGCCGGACTGCAATCCGGTCATGTTCGTCGATCCACGCGGTACGCTGTGGCTCTTTTGGGTGACCATCCAGAACAACGAGTGGGGGGGAGCGCTGCTCAAATACCGGACCTCCACCGACTATGCGCAAGATGGTCCACCCAAATGGCAATGGCAGGATGTCGTTCATTGCCGCCCCCTCGACCTCGAAGACGATTTCCTCGAAGCCGTAAAACAAGCCGAAATCCAGTACGCACCCCAATTGAAAGCGGACGAAAAGATGGCCAAGGGCCTCAACGAATGGAAGACTAAAGCGAAGGACAAACTCGCCCAGCGTCTTGGTTGGATGCCCCGCATTCATCCCATACTTCTCGGCGAAAATCGGATTATGCTTGGACTCTACTCCGACGTGTTCAATTGCTCAATCGCCGCCTTCACCGAAGATTGGGGCGAGAACTGGACCTTCAGCCAGCCCATCATCAGTTACGAGCTAGGCAACATCCAGCCCGCATTTGTCACCAAAAAGAACGGCGACATTGTTGCTTTCATGCGCGACAACGGTATCCCCAAGTGCATCCGCACGTCCGTTTCCGCCGACCACGGCATTAACTGGACGCCTACCGCGACAACTGCGTTACCCAATCCCGGTTCCAGCGTCGATTGCGTGGGACTCAAGAGCGGTAGTTGGGTACTGATTTGCAACGACACTCAAGACGGACGCCACATCCTCTCGGCCTACCTCTCCGAAGACGAAGGGGCAACTTGGATACGCCGCCGCCGCTTCGAGAGTTTCATCAAAGACCAAGGCTCCGGGTCCTACCCGTCGCTAATCCAAGCCGCTGACGGCACGCTCCATCTGACCTATTCCTATGTCAGCCAAGAGTTCAAGGGATCGGCCATCAAACACGTCCACTTCGACGAGGCCTGGCTCCGCGACGGCGAACAGATTTCTCAACCCACGACAAAGTGA